The DNA window CATACTACGGTAGATGATTTAGTACAGACAAATAATATACAAAATCCAGAAAAATTGATAGCAGGAGAACAGATTGTTATTCAAAAGACTTTTAAATATAAATTTTAACAAAATCCGTGGGCGTTCCACGGATTTTTTAATAAGGATTTGAAAAATATATTGCATACAATTATATCCTCAAAAATGATAAAATAGAATGAAAGAAATACAAGGAGTGACGACAATGGATGAAATAAAAATAAAAGGAAGAGCTAAGGTTAATTTGTCATTAGATGTTTTAAGAAGAAAAGAAGATGGATATCATGAAGTAAAGATGATTATGCATCAAGTGGATTTATATGATGAGATTCTACTAAAAAATATAGAACAGGGAATCCTATTAGAAACGAATTGCGAATATATTCCTATAAACGAAGGAAATATAGCATATAAAGCAGCAAAATTGATGATGGATGAGTTTGGTATTAAAAAAGGAATACAAATATATATAGATAAAAAAATTCCAGTGGCAGCAGGTCTTGCTGGAGGAAGTACGGATGCAGCTGCAGTAATGATGGGGTTAAATAAGCTTTGGAAAATAGGTGCTACAAAGGAAGAATTGATGAAGCTTAGTGTAGAGTTAGGAGCAGATGTTCCATTTTGTATATTAGGTGGAGCAGCACTAGCAGAAGGTATTGGTGAGAGATTAACCCCTATAGAGGGGATTAATGAGTGGATTGTCCTGTGCAAACCCAATATAAGTGTCTCCACAGCAAGT is part of the Crassaminicella profunda genome and encodes:
- the ispE gene encoding 4-(cytidine 5'-diphospho)-2-C-methyl-D-erythritol kinase, whose protein sequence is MDEIKIKGRAKVNLSLDVLRRKEDGYHEVKMIMHQVDLYDEILLKNIEQGILLETNCEYIPINEGNIAYKAAKLMMDEFGIKKGIQIYIDKKIPVAAGLAGGSTDAAAVMMGLNKLWKIGATKEELMKLSVELGADVPFCILGGAALAEGIGERLTPIEGINEWIVLCKPNISVSTASVYKNLDVNKIEKHPDTDQILMALENKNLQIVLENLCNVLEPVTERMHPIVRDIKRKMIEYHALGSLMSGSGPTVFGIYKDYNKAKSAYENLSKVYNQVYLVKTYDGRGFNDYQ